Sequence from the Candidatus Paceibacterota bacterium genome:
ATCCAGGCCAGTGAAGAAGAAATTAAAAAGGAAACCGAGCTGCTCCTTTCATCCTATAAGGACGCCGACCCCCTCAATGCTTCTATCTACGTCGAAACTGTCTTGACCAATGAAAAGGTCTGGGAATTCTTGGAAAAGCAGAATATGTAATATAAAGCATAAAAATATGTCTTATACTATATATTGAGAAAAAGGACTACCTAAACTATCTCAAACCACCAAAGCCTGCCAAAGAAATTGCTACGATTCCGGCAATTGCCGCCGTTTCGGCCCTCAAAATCTGACTCCCCAGACTGACAACATCAAAACTTTCTTTTTTAAAAAGCTCAAGCTCTTTTTCAGTCCAGCCGCCTTCTGGGCCAACAAACACGGCCACTGGGATACTATTTAGTGTGTTGATTTTATTTTTATTTTCAAAATTCCTCAGATTTTCCCCAGTCGGATCAAAAGCCACCCCTTGCATTTTTTTCTCTTTGACCAACGCAAGCGCCTCCGTTAGCGACACGACTGTCAAAACTTCTGGCAATATCACTCTCCCCGACTGCTCACTGGCTTCTATGACAATTTTCTTTAGGCGCTCTTCATTTAAAGACTTTTTTTCACTTCTTTCACTCACCACGGGTACAACCCCATCGACTCCCAACTCTGTGGCTTTTTCTACAATCCATTCAAAATTATCTTTTTTGACGACTGCAGCAAAAAGCCAAACCACTGGTTCTGATTGTTCAGACCCTCCGTCCTTCCTTTCATTCTTTTTATTAATCTTATCAACGATTTCCAAGCTAGCCCCTTTTTTCTCCAGAGCGTGAAACACCGTTCGATACTCAAAACCCCTTCCGTCAAACAATAAAACCTCAACCCCCGGCCTGAACCGAAAAACATTCCTCCATTGGTGTAGCAGGGCCGGAGAAGAGACTGTCAGTTCGTCCCCTATACCCAAATCATCTATTTTTTGTTCAATGTAAAATCTGTGAAGTCGCATACGACCAGTATACGTAAAAAGCCTAAAATACAAAAGGAGATAAAGAAAATGCCACCATCCTCTCGTTGCTTTTTTTGAGAATTTTGTTATTGTTTCTATATG
This genomic interval carries:
- a CDS encoding RsmE family RNA methyltransferase; the protein is MRLHRFYIEQKIDDLGIGDELTVSSPALLHQWRNVFRFRPGVEVLLFDGRGFEYRTVFHALEKKGASLEIVDKINKKNERKDGGSEQSEPVVWLFAAVVKKDNFEWIVEKATELGVDGVVPVVSERSEKKSLNEERLKKIVIEASEQSGRVILPEVLTVVSLTEALALVKEKKMQGVAFDPTGENLRNFENKNKINTLNSIPVAVFVGPEGGWTEKELELFKKESFDVVSLGSQILRAETAAIAGIVAISLAGFGGLR